The following are encoded in a window of Vigna unguiculata cultivar IT97K-499-35 chromosome 8, ASM411807v1, whole genome shotgun sequence genomic DNA:
- the LOC114195199 gene encoding fructose-bisphosphate aldolase, cytoplasmic isozyme 1, with amino-acid sequence MSAFVGKYADELIKNAKYIATPGKGILAADESTGTIGKRLASINVENIEANRQALRELLFTSPNALQYLSGVILFEETLYQKTTDGKPFVEVLEENNVIPGIKVDKGVVELAGTNGETTTQGFDSLGARCQQYYKAGARFAKWRAVLKIGPTEPSELSIQQNAQGLARYAIICQENGLVPIVEPEILTDGPHDIAKCAAVTETVLAAVYKALNDQHVLLEGTLLKPNMVTPGSDSPKVTPEVIAEHTVQALRRTVPAAVPGIVFLSGGQSEEEATLNLNAMNKLEVLKPWTLSFSFGRALQQSTLKTWGGKEENITKAQEAFLARCKANSEATLGKYGGGSKAGLASESLYEKNYKY; translated from the exons ATGTCTGCCTTTGTTGGAAAGTATGCAG ATGAGCTTATCAAGAATGCCAAGTACATAGCCACACCTGGGAAGGGTATCTTGGCAGCAGATGAGAGCACTGGCACCATCGGAAAGCGTTTAGCCAGCATTAATGTTGAGAACATTGAAGCTAACCGCCAAGCCCTTCGAGAGCTTCTCTTCACCTCACCAAATGCTCTCCAATACCTCTCTGGTGTGATCCTCTTTGAGGAAACCCTTTACCAGAAAACCACCGATGGGAAGCCTTTTGTTGAGGTTCTTGAAGAGAACAATGTGATCCCAGGCATCAAAGTGGACAAGGGTGTTGTTGAGTTGGCCGGCACAAACGGTGAAACCACCACACAGGGCTTTGACTCTCTCGGAGCTCGGTGCCAGCAGTACTACAAGGCCGGTGCACGCTTTGCAAAGTGGCGTGCAGTTCTCAAAATTGGCCCCACTGAGCCCTCTGAGCTTTCCATCCAGCAGAATGCACAGGGCTTGGCACGCTATGCCATCATCTGCCAGGAGAATGGCCTTGTGCCCATTGTTGAGCCTGAGATTCTCACCGATGGACCTCATGACATAGCCAAATGTGCTGCTGTTACTGAAACTGTTCTTGCTGCTGTTTACAAGGCTCTCAATGATCAGCATGTTCTTCTCGAAGGAACTCTTCTCAAGCCCAACATGGTCACTCCAGGCTCTGATAGCCCAAAG GTAACACCTGAGGTGATTGCTGAGCACACAGTTCAAGCACTCCGCAGGACTGTTCCAGCTGCGGTGCCAGGGATTGTGTTCCTTTCTGGTGGACAAAGTGAAGAAGAAGCCACCCTCAACCTCAATGCAATGAACAAGTTGGAGGTGTTGAAGCCATGGACTCTCTCATTCTCATTTGGGAGGGCACTGCAACAAAGCACACTCAAGACATGGGGTGGAAAGGAAGAGAATATTACCAAAGCTCAAGAAGCATTCCTTGCAAGATGCAAGGCCAATTCTGAGGCAACTCTGGGAAAGTATGGTGGTGGAAGCAAAGCTGGGTTGGCTTCTGAGAGTTTGTATGAGAAGAACTACAAGTATTAG
- the LOC114195200 gene encoding uncharacterized protein At1g08160-like, whose product MLPSVDELGSPKQPRIQHSLRSESSNSLASTRPILGQPRLQRTKPIIWCAAILCLIFSLLLIFFGIATLILYLAMKPKNPTFDIPNASLNVVYFDSPQYLNGEFTLVANFSNPNRRIGVRFESLNIELFYSERLVSSQKVKPFTQKPRETRLQSVNLISSLVFLPQDVGVKLQRQVENNRINYNARGTFKVRFNIGLIHLSYWLNTICQIEMTSPPTGILVARQCITSRSR is encoded by the coding sequence ATGCTACCTTCTGTTGATGAACTTGGCTCACCAAAACAACCAAGGATTCAACACTCTCTGCGATCAGAATCATCAAATTCCCTTGCCAGCACAAGACCAATTCTTGGGCAACCTCGACTTCAAAGGACCAAACCAATCATATGGTGTGCTGCAATACTGTGCTTAATATTCAGCCTCCTACTCATCTTCTTTGGAATTGCAACACTGATCCTCTACCTTGCAATGAAGCCAAAAAATCCCACTTTTGACATTCCCAATGCAAGCCTCAATGTAGTCTACTTCGACTCACCACAGTACCTCAATGGTGAGTTCACTCTCGTTGCAAATTTCTCCAATCCTAACAGAAGAATTGGGGTGAGGTTTGAGTCCTTGAATATTGAGCTTTTCTACTCGGAAAGACTGGTATCATCACAGAAAGTAAAGCCTTTTACTCAGAAGCCAAGGGAAACCAGGTTGCAATCAGTGAACCTGATATCAAGCTTAGTGTTCTTGCCTCAAGATGTTGGTGTGAAACTTCAGAGGCAAGTGGAAAATAACAGGATCAATTACAATGCAAGAGGAACTTTTAAAGTGAGGTTCAATATTGGCCTTATCCATTTATCTTACTGGCTGAATACCATATGCCAGATAGAGATGACTAGTCCTCCAACTGGTATTCTAGTGGCAAGACAATGCATAACAAGCAGATCAAGATGA
- the LOC114192987 gene encoding heavy metal-associated isoprenylated plant protein 47-like, translating into MKQKIVIRVSMDCDKCRRKAFRIAVDANGVSSVALEGDNKMTVTGERVDSVSLGRALRKKLGHAVIESVEEVKDKKEKKKKEKEEEEDEENDEILLPWYSYAPYPPAVACVHHEYDSGCTVM; encoded by the exons ATGAAG CAAAAGATAGTTATAAGGGTGTCAATGGACTGCGACAAATGCAGAAGAAAAGCCTTCAGAATCGCGGTAGATGCAAATG GTGTGAGTTCAGTAGCTTTGGAAGGGGATAATAAAATGACAGTGACCGGAGAAAGAGTGGATTCAGTGTCCTTGGGTAGGGCGTTGAGGAAGAAATTGGGGCATGCCGTGATCGAGAGTGTGGAAGAAGTGAAAgacaaaaaggagaaaaaaaagaaagagaaagaagaagaagaagatgaagaaaacgATGAAATCCTATTACCATGGTATTCATATGCACCGTATCCCCCAGCTGTTGCATGTGTTCATCATGAATATGATAGTGGCTGCACTGTTATGTGA
- the LOC114193838 gene encoding uncharacterized protein LOC114193838: MCCGGRVCMLCICLIVVVITIGMLFGFGVFKHGFHKIKDTVSYCDSCGGGAAAGRPFIGYAPPPLF, from the coding sequence ATGTGTTGTGGGGGAAGAGTGTGCATGCTCTGCATTTGCTTGATTGTTGTGGTCATCACCATCGGCATGCTCTTTGGGTTCGGAGTCTTCAAGCATGGATTCCACAAGATCAAAGACACTGTCAGTTACTGCGATTCTTGCGGCGGCGGAGCCGCCGCAGGAAGGCCCTTCATCGGTTATGCACCACCGCCATTGTTCTAG
- the LOC114193865 gene encoding chaperone protein dnaJ 11, chloroplastic-like, whose translation MPLILNLAPLTGAVTTLRPPPGATMVRAFTATIDSRRPASLYEVLRIKQNASAVEIKSAYRNLAKVYHPDSALRRSESDERDFIMIHDAYQTLSDPSARAVYDLSLMAARGGSGSFSSLVAPDGSSRLYYQTRKWETDQCW comes from the coding sequence ATGCCATTGATCCTAAATCTCGCACCACTCACCGGAGCCGTCACGACTCTCCGACCTCCGCCCGGTGCCACGATGGTCCGGGCATTCACTGCTACGATCGACTCCCGGAGGCCGGCGAGCCTCTACGAAGTTCTCCGGATCAAGCAGAACGCGTCCGCGGTGGAGATAAAATCGGCGTACCGGAACCTGGCGAAGGTGTACCACCCTGATTCGGCGCTCCGGCGATCGGAATCGGACGAACGGGACTTCATCATGATTCATGACGCGTACCAGACGCTCTCGGATCCGTCAGCGAGAGCCGTTTATGATCTGTCGTTGATGGCGGCGCGTGGCGGTAGTGGCTCCTTCTCTTCTCTGGTGGCCCCCGATGGGTCTTCCCGGTTGTACTACCAGACCCGCAAGTGGGAAACGGATCAATGCtggtag
- the LOC114193489 gene encoding probable galactinol--sucrose galactosyltransferase 1, with protein sequence MTVGAGISVADGNLMVLGKKVLSHVHDNVVVNPACGGALLNGAFIGVESHQKGSRTVFPIGKLEGLRFMCVFRFKMWWMTQRMGTCGKEVPFETQFLLVEAQSGSDIDAGEGQTAATYAVFLPLLEGDFRAVLQGNDQNEIEICVESGCPAVEDFDGTHLVYIGAGSDPYEVITNSVKAVEKHLHTFAHRERKKMPDILNWFGWCTWDAFYTNVTSENVKQGLQSFEKGGIPAKFVIIDDGWQSVDMDPNGTEWKSDHAANFANRLTNIKENHKFQKDGKEGERVEDPALGLRHITNEIKQEHDIKYVYVWHAITGYWGGVKPGVTGMEHYDSKMAFPVSSPGVESNQPDEALATIAINGLGLVNPEKVFHFYDELHSYLASAGIDGVKVDVQNILETLGAGHGGRVKLARKYHQALEASISRNFPDNGIICCMSHNTDGLYSAKRSAVIRASDDFWPRDPASHTIHIASVAYNTIFLGEFMQPDWDMFHSLHPMAEYHAAARSVGGCPIYVSDKPGHHDFDLLKKLVLPDGSILRAKLPGRPTKDCLFTDPARDGKSLLKIWNMNDFSGVVAVFNCQGAGWCKVDKKNLIHDDNPGTVTGFIRAKDVDYLSRITDDEWTGDAVIYSHLGGEVVYLPKDATLPVTLKSKEYEVFTIVPVKDLNNDIKFSPIGLIKMFNSGGAVKEFFSLGSNESTNVAMKVRGCGQFGAYSSVRPKLITVDSEEVEFKYEEETGLVTVELRVPEKELYQWSISIDF encoded by the exons ATGACTGTGGGGGCAGGGATATCTGTTGCAGATGGAAACTTGATGGTGTTGGGGAAGAAAGTGCTGAGCCATGTCCATGACAACGTTGTTGTTAACCCTGCATGTGGGGGTGCGTTGCTCAATGGGGCATTCATTGGGGTTGAATCCCATCAAAAGGGTAGTCGCACAGTCTTCCCAATCGGCAAGCTTGA GGGGTTGCGGTTTATGTGTGTTTTCCGGTTCAAGATGTGGTGGATGACGCAGAGAATGGGTACCTGTGGAAAAGAAGTCCCCTTTGAGACGCAGTTCTTGCTTGTTGAAGCACAAAGTGGCTCTGATATTGATGCAGGAGAAGGCCAAACTGCTGCTACCTATGCAGTTTTCCTACCCCTTCTGGAAGGAGATTTCAGAGCAGTTCTTCAGGGGAATGATCAAAACGAGATTGAGATCTGTGTGGAAAGTG GTTGTCCTGCTGTGGAGGACTTCGATGGGACTCATTTGGTTTATATCGGGGCTGGATCCGACCCTTACGAAGTCATAACAAATTCTGTCAA AGCTGTAGAGAAACACTTACATACCTTTGCTCATCGCGAGCGAAAGAAG ATGCCAGATATCTTGAACTGGTTTGGATGGTGTACATGGGATGCTTTCTACACTAATGTCACTTCAGAGAATGTGAAGCAAGGATTACAGAG CTTCGAGAAAGGTGGAATTCCTGCTAAGTTTGTTATAATTGATGATGGCTGGCAATCTGTTGACATGGACCCTAATGGTACTGAATGGAAATCTGATCATGCAGCCAA TTTCGCAAATCGCTTAACCAACATCAAAGAGAATCACAAATTCCAGAAAGATGGCAAAGAAGGTGAAAGAGTAGAGGATCCAGCTCTGGGACTTCGTCATATTACCAATGAAATCAAACAAGAGCATGATATAAA GTACGTATATGTGTGGCACGCAATAACAGGATACTGGGGTGGTGTTAAACCCGGGGTTACCGGCATGGAGCACTATGACTCAAAGATGGCCTTCCCTGTCTCATCTCCTGGAGTTGAGTCAAATCAACCAGATGAAGCTTTGGCAACCATTGCCATCAATGGGCTTGGTCTTGTGAATCCCGAGAAAGTTTTTCACTTCTATGATGAACTTCACTCATATTTGGCATCTGCTGGTATTGATGGTGTCAAGGTTGATGTTCAGAATATCCTTGAAACTCTTGGAGCAGGACATGGTGGGAGGGTGAAACTTGCAAGAAAATACCACCAGGCGTTAGAGGCATCAATTTCCAGGAACTTCCCTGATAATGGAATTATTTGTTGCATGAGTCACAACACTGATGGACTATACAG TGCAAAGCGTTCAGCTGTTATTAGGGCATCAGATGATTTCTGGCCAAGAGACCCTGCTTCCCACACTATTCACATTGCATCAGTGGCTTATAATACTATTTTCCTTGGTGAATTTATGCAGCCAGACTGGGATATGTTTCAT AGTCTGCATCCAATGGCTGAATACCACGCAGCAGCACGATCTGTAGGAGGATGTCCAATATATGTCAG TGACAAGCCAGGACACCATGACTTTGATCTTTTGAAGAAACTTGTACTACCTGATGGTTCTATACTAAGAGCTAAACTTCCAGGAAGACCAACAAAGGATTGTTTATTTACTGATCCAGCCAGAGATGGAAAGAG TCTTCTAAAGATTTGGAACATGAATGATTTTTCTGGAGTTGTTGCGGTATTCAATTGTCAAGGAGCTGGGTGGTGCAAAGTTGATAAGAAGAACCTTATCCATGATGACAATCCAGGCACTGTCACAGGTTTCATTAGAGCTAAAGATGTTGACTATTTATCTAGGATAACAGATGATGAATGGACAGGAGATGCTGTTATTTATTCCCATCTTGGTG GAGAAGTGGTTTACCTTCCGAAGGATGCAACCCTCCCAGTGACCTTGAAATCCAAAGAATATGAAGTTTTCACAATAGTTCCCGTGAAGGACTTGAACAATGACATCAAATTTTCTCCTATTGGTTTAATAAAGATGTTCAATTCAGGAGGGGCTGTCAAAGAATTCTTCAGTTTGGGATCTAATGAAAGTACAAATGTAGCTATGAAAGTTCGTGGTTGTGGCCAATTTGGTGCTTATTCATCAGTTCGGCCTAAGTTGATAACTGTGGATTCAGAAGAAGTAGAATTCAAGTATGAGGAAGAAACTGGATTGGTGACTGTTGAATTGAGAGTACCCGAGAAAGAGTTATACCAATGGAGTATTTCCATTGATTTTTGA
- the LOC114193490 gene encoding cytochrome c oxidase assembly protein COX15, with amino-acid sequence MFGRGTVWSVLRRGKEAIGIPKLRGTTTSFSSSTQAPPLKFLTPPVATHYIHAFRSQLLPKGPHVHVSYTRNFSKVVAAGAQHKEEGLKLLVTGGSHAQKVVGIWLFGSAAWVFSMVVLGGLTRLTRSGLSMTDWKFTGTLPPLSDEEWLEEFDKYKESPEYKRVNRGMKIEEFKFIYWMEYAHRMWGRALGVMFALPYSYFLHKGYITLRLGLRLSALFGLGAGQGLIGWWMVKSGLEEPPSEYSQPRVSPYRLAAHLTSAFAIYCGLFWTALSVVLPEPPTESLTWVRGAAKVRRFALPVSVLVGLTAVSGAFVAGNDAGHAFNTFPKMGDTWIPEDIFEMKPLIRNFFENTSTVQLDHRILATATLVSVGILWWSTRKLDLHPAIRSVIGGTVGMAALQVTLGVSTLLSYVPVSLGTAHQAGALTLLTFMLLLNHTVRRPSLSLLKSLPQVVKAH; translated from the exons atgttTGGGAGGGGAACGGTGTGGTCAGTGTTGAGGCGCGGCAAAGAAGCAATCGGAATTCCCAAGCTAAGAGGAACGACGACGTCTTTCTCTTCTTCAACCCAAGCACCACCTTTGAAGTTTCTAACCCCTCCCGTCGCCACCCATTACATTCATGCTTTCCGATCGCAACTTCTTCCCAAG GGTCCTCATGTTCATGTGTCATACACAAGGAACTTTTCTAAGGTGGTGGCTGCTGGGGCTCAACACAAGGAGGAGGGATTGAAGCTGCTTGTGACTGGGGGTTCTCATGCGCAGAAAGTGGTTGGAATATGGCTCTTTGGCTCTGCAGCATGGGTGTTCAGCATGGTGGTGCTTGGTGGTTTAACCAGACTCACCCGATCTGGTCTTTCAATGACTGATTGGAAATTCACCGGCACTCTTCCTCCTTTGTCAGATGAGGAATGGTTGGAAGAGTTTGACAAGTATAAAGAGTCACCTGAGTACAAACG TGTCAACAGAGGCATGAAGATTGAAGAATTCAAATTCATCTATTGGATGGAATATGCACATCGTATGTGGGGAAGGGCATTAGGAGTTATGTTTGCTTTGCCAtattcatattttcttcataaagGGTATATTACCCTGAGATTAGGACTTAGACTCTCTGCTCTTTTTGGCCTGGGTGCTGGCCAGGGTCTCATTGGTTGGTGGATGGTCAAAAGTGGTTTAGAG GAACCACCATCTGAATATTCTCAGCCAAGGGTAAGCCCTTATCGTCTAGCAGCTCATCTTACATCAGCATTTGCTATTTACTGTGGCCTCTTTTGGACTGCACTTTCTGTTGTTTTGCCTGAACCACCCACTGAATCCCTGACATGGGTTCGTGGGGCAGCTAAAGTGAGGAGATTTGCATTGCCTGTCAGCGTGCTTGTTGGTCTTACTGCTGTCTCTGGTGCGTTTGTTGCTGGAAATGATGCT GGCCATGCATTTAATACTTTTCCTAAGATGGGTGATACGTGGATACCCGAAGACATTTTTGAAATGAAGCCTCTGATTCGAAATTTCTTTGAGAATACATCAACTGTACAG CTTGATCACCGTATACTTGCAACTGCAACTCTGGTTTCAGTGGGCATTTTATGGTGGTCAACAAGAAAGCTGGACCTACATCCTGCTATACGATCTGTGATTGGAGGCACTGTTGGCATGGCAGCTCTTCAG GTCACTTTAGGAGTTTCAACGCTTCTTTCGTATGTACCTGTTTCACTGGGCACTGCTCATCAAGCTGGAGCCTTAACACTTCTGACATTTATGTTACTGCTTAATCACACCGTTCGAAGGCCATCTTTGTCCCTTCTCAAATCTCTGCCTCAAGTTGTCAAAGCACACTAA
- the LOC114194526 gene encoding probable amino acid permease 7 isoform X2: MGEEEIPEDSLSPLIQHPLRRTGNLQKAVAHIITGVIGAGVLSLAWSVAQLGWIGGPFIILVFAGTTFVSSNLLSDCYTFSHPQHGNIRCSSLIDAVHFYQGETKKTVCGVLLYASLYGTTTAYIITSATSIRAILKSNCYHKEGHEAPCRYGDTEYMMLFGLVQIIMSFIPDLHNMAWVSIVAAIMSFAYSSIGLGLGITTVIENGRIMGSLTGVPAANISDKLWLVFQAIGDIAFAYPYSVILLEIQDTLESPPPENKTMKKASMIAILITTFFYLCCGCFGYAAFGNQTPGNLLTGFGFYEPYWLIDFANACIVLHLVGGYQIFCQPIYGAVDRWCSKRYPNSGFVNNFYQLKLPWLRSFRLNLFRICFRTAYVISTTGLAILFPYFNQVLGVLGALGFWPLAIYFPVEMYFVQRKIEAWSRKWIVLRTFSFICFLVSLLGLVGSLEGIISEKLS, from the exons ATGGGTGAAGAAGAAATACCAGAGGATTCACTTTCACCTTTGATTCAACATCCTTTAAGAAGAACTG GTAATCTGCAGAAGGCAGTGGCACACATAATAACTGGTGTGATAGGGGCAGGGGTGCTGTCTCTGGCATGGTCAGTGGCACAATTAGGTTGGATTGGTGGTCCTTTCATCATTTTAGTGTTTGCAGGAACAACCTTTGTTTCTTCAAACCTTCTTTCTGACTGCTACACATTTTCTCATCCTCAACATGGCAACATTCGCTGTTCCTCCCTCATCGATGCTGTCCATTTCTACCAAG GAGAGACGAAGAAAACAGTTTGTGGAGTGCTGTTGTATGCAAGCTTATATGGCACCACCACTGCATATATCATTACTTCTGCTACCAGTATCAG AGCAATACTGAAATCAAATTGTTATCACAAGGAAGGGCATGAGGCTCCTTGTAGATATGGGGATACAGAATACATGATGCTGTTTGGACTAGTTCAGATCATAATGTCATTCATACCAGATCTTCATAACATGGCATGGGTTTCAATTGTTGCTGCCATAATGTCCTTTGCATATTCATCTATTGGACTTGGACTTGGCATCACAACAGTAATAG AAAATGGAAGAATTATGGGTAGTTTAACAGGAGTACCTGCTGCAAATATTTCTGACAAGTTATGGTTAGTCTTCCAAGCAATTGGTGATATTGCCTTTGCATATCCATACTCAGTCATCCTCCTTGAGATACAG GACACTCTAGAGTCTCCTCCACCAGAAAACAAGACCATGAAAAAGGCCTCCATGATTGCTATCCTCATTACAACATTCTTCTATCTCTGTTGTGGATGCTTTGGATATGCAGCTTTTGGAAATCAAACACCAGGGAATCTCTTGACAGGGTTTGGGTTTTATGAGCCCTATTGGCTCATTGACTTTGCTAATGCTTGCATTGTTCTTCACTTGGTGGGAGGATATCAG atttTCTGTCAGCCGATATATGGTGCTGTTGACAGATGGTGTTCAAAAAGATACCCTAACAGTGGCTTTGTGAATAATTTCTACCAATTGAAACTTCCTTGGTTGCGAAGTTTTCGGCTAAACTTGTTCAGGATATGTTTCAGAACAGCCTATGTGATTTCCACTACTGGACTCGCGATCCTATTTCCTTATTTTAATCAAGTTCTGGGAGTGTTAGGAGCCTTAGGCTTTTGGCCATTGGCTATATATTTCCCTGTAGAGATGTATTTTGTGCAGAGGAAAATTGAAGCTTGGTCTAGAAAATGGATCGTCTTAAGAACCTTCAGCTTTATTTGCTTTCTTGTGTCACTACTAGGTCTCGTTGGATCACTTGAAGGAATCATAAGCGAGAAACTAAGCTAA
- the LOC114194526 gene encoding probable amino acid permease 7 isoform X1 — protein MAVQNSLQITRSGTGDYDDDGHAKRTGTTRSAVAHIITATIGAGVLSLAWSTSQLGWIAGPFFLFFCAIVTCVSSFLLSDCYRTLDPLSGKRNYTYMDAVRNYLGNKRTWLAGFLQYLSLYGVTVAYVITTATCLRAILKSNCYHKEGHEAPCRYGDTEYMMLFGLVQIIMSFIPDLHNMAWVSIVAAIMSFAYSSIGLGLGITTVIENGRIMGSLTGVPAANISDKLWLVFQAIGDIAFAYPYSVILLEIQDTLESPPPENKTMKKASMIAILITTFFYLCCGCFGYAAFGNQTPGNLLTGFGFYEPYWLIDFANACIVLHLVGGYQIFCQPIYGAVDRWCSKRYPNSGFVNNFYQLKLPWLRSFRLNLFRICFRTAYVISTTGLAILFPYFNQVLGVLGALGFWPLAIYFPVEMYFVQRKIEAWSRKWIVLRTFSFICFLVSLLGLVGSLEGIISEKLS, from the exons ATGGCTGTTCAAAACTCTCTCCAAATAACTAGAAGTGGTACTGGTGATTATGATGATGATGGGCATGCCAAGAGGACTG GAACTACACGGAGTGCTGTGGCTCATATCATCACAGCAACTATTGGTGCTGGTGTTCTGTCTCTGGCATGGAGTACTTCCCAGTTGGGATGGATTGCAGGaccatttttcttgtttttttgcGCAATTGTGACATGTGTTTCTTCATTCCTCCTTTCCGATTGTTACAGAACTCTGGATCCTCTATCTGGGAAAAGAAACTACACTTACATGGATGCTGTTAGAAATTATCTTG GCAATAAAAGGACATGGTTGGCTGGTTTCCTTCAATATTTGAGCTTGTATGGGGTTACTGTTGCTTATGTAATTACCACAGCAACCTGTTTGAG AGCAATACTGAAATCAAATTGTTATCACAAGGAAGGGCATGAGGCTCCTTGTAGATATGGGGATACAGAATACATGATGCTGTTTGGACTAGTTCAGATCATAATGTCATTCATACCAGATCTTCATAACATGGCATGGGTTTCAATTGTTGCTGCCATAATGTCCTTTGCATATTCATCTATTGGACTTGGACTTGGCATCACAACAGTAATAG AAAATGGAAGAATTATGGGTAGTTTAACAGGAGTACCTGCTGCAAATATTTCTGACAAGTTATGGTTAGTCTTCCAAGCAATTGGTGATATTGCCTTTGCATATCCATACTCAGTCATCCTCCTTGAGATACAG GACACTCTAGAGTCTCCTCCACCAGAAAACAAGACCATGAAAAAGGCCTCCATGATTGCTATCCTCATTACAACATTCTTCTATCTCTGTTGTGGATGCTTTGGATATGCAGCTTTTGGAAATCAAACACCAGGGAATCTCTTGACAGGGTTTGGGTTTTATGAGCCCTATTGGCTCATTGACTTTGCTAATGCTTGCATTGTTCTTCACTTGGTGGGAGGATATCAG atttTCTGTCAGCCGATATATGGTGCTGTTGACAGATGGTGTTCAAAAAGATACCCTAACAGTGGCTTTGTGAATAATTTCTACCAATTGAAACTTCCTTGGTTGCGAAGTTTTCGGCTAAACTTGTTCAGGATATGTTTCAGAACAGCCTATGTGATTTCCACTACTGGACTCGCGATCCTATTTCCTTATTTTAATCAAGTTCTGGGAGTGTTAGGAGCCTTAGGCTTTTGGCCATTGGCTATATATTTCCCTGTAGAGATGTATTTTGTGCAGAGGAAAATTGAAGCTTGGTCTAGAAAATGGATCGTCTTAAGAACCTTCAGCTTTATTTGCTTTCTTGTGTCACTACTAGGTCTCGTTGGATCACTTGAAGGAATCATAAGCGAGAAACTAAGCTAA